The Hippoglossus stenolepis isolate QCI-W04-F060 chromosome 11, HSTE1.2, whole genome shotgun sequence genome includes a window with the following:
- the kcnmb3 gene encoding calcium-activated potassium channel subunit beta-3, which yields MFLNAASPRRSFNIPININLQGARRRQTRDLLHTSSAMQEQEWSRGVDGRGGQRVRSQMPGSSVGEDRAILLGFAMMAFSVLMFFVVGITMVKPFVNSDWVEEASCVLMQADILTEWVDCRGVSTVPCLRVMVNLTGSNQSAFLHFDEDSVLLAPECFYIPKCQMDITDLQAEVHRVKQMLDAQQGTTSSCFIDRTGHPGEVILSRKYTLEKALFALLWPCLMLGGGTLLVGLVKLTQYLAHLSAEVCSRAAGGCLTSRYTQGKLYRLLRRSSLQSPS from the exons ATGTTCTTGAACGCAGCTTCTCCCCGGAGGTCGTTCAACATCCCCATTAACATCAACCTGCAGGGTGCTCGCAGGCGGCAGACACG GGACCTCCTCCACACCTCCTCCGCAATGCAGGAGCAGGAGTGGAGCCGAGGGGTGGATGGACGTGGAGGGCAGAGAGTTCGGTCCCAGATGCCGGGGTCGAGTGTCGGGGAGGACAGAGCCATCCTGCTGGGCTTCGCCATGATGGCCTTCTCCGTGCTCATGTTCTTTGTGGTCGGCATCACTATGGTCAAACCCTTTGTCAACAG TGACTGGGTGGAGGAGGCCAGCTGTGTGCTGATGCAGGCCGACATCCTTACAGAGTGGGTGGACTGCAGAGGTGTGAGCACCGTGCCGTGCCTCAGGGTGATGGTTAACCTCACGGGCTCCAATCAAAGTGCTTTTCTACACTTCGACGAAGATTCGGTCCTGCTTGCTCCTGAG TGTTTCTACATACCCAAATGTCAGATGGACATTACGGATCTTCAAGCTGAAGTCCACAGAGTGAAACAGATGTTGGACGCTCAGCAGGGGACCACGTCATCGTGCTTCATCGACCGCACAGGACACCCCGGGGAAGTGATCTTGAGCAGGAAGTACACGCTGGAGAAGGCCCTGTTTGCTCTGCTGTGGCCCTGTCTGATGCTGGGCGGTGGAACTCTGCTGGTGGGCCTGGTGAAGCTGACACAGTACCTGGCTCATCTGTCCGCTGAGGTGTGCAGTAGAGCTGCGGGGGGCTGCCTGACGTCAAGATACACCCAGGGCAAATTGTACAGACTCCTACGGAGGTCCAGCCTGCAGTCGCCATCTTGA